One stretch of Rhizoctonia solani chromosome 8, complete sequence DNA includes these proteins:
- a CDS encoding cytochrome P450 family protein translates to MDYLADLTDQLTLKHLFCIACGIAVIKLRHGILRPIQNWRSPLRNLQGPESNNLIFGHLEMLQEAQTGDIWEQWIDKYGKTFRWRRFFGAYELCTTDMRAINYVMSRDTMFPKSRRLRVALARILGEGLLSAEPEAHKRQRRIMNPSFNTPHIRNLVPIFWAKSNQPTKVSLRLKANLATIRRIGMEIVEDKKKILYQNQGGDEFYGRDLLTLLIKSNIAPDIEKDQAMTDEEIFGPAGHETTSSTTSWALYALTKHPEVQTKLRQELLKAGLGDEPSMEELEKISYLDNFVREVLRVHAVVPLTSREADCDTVIPVGESYIDIHGNIQHGIRVQKGDSISIPILAMNRAKDVWGEDAVDFKPERWDNLPDGVKDMPGVWSHLMTFIHGPNACIGYRFAVIEVKALLYSLVRAFEFNIDPNLEIVGKTMLVSRPCVKGDSDNMSAIVSNLADQITLKRLLFLSCGLAVVKFRHMIYDPIRNLSSPLRHLPGPPSDNWLLGHLFTLVEHQHSTIWETWKEKYGKVIQLRGICGEYQVCIWDMRAINYVLSHNTVFPKSESMRRGLALLLGEGILAADEVAHKRQRRVMSPAFSALHIRNLLPIFIAKSNQLRDIWMDKLHDKPAGETIEVLSWLTRATLDIIGLAGFGYDFRSLEDEDKDELSKAYTELFKSNINISPFIIIKGLVCDFLGIPTEDSRRFKANQATVRRIGTELMKDKKGLLQGDSRSEESCGRDLLTLLIKSNLAETDNLRAMSDEEVLGQISTFLVAGHETTSSTIAWALYALTKHPKMQEKLRDELQNAGLGEEPSMDELDSLSYLDSFVREVLRVYAVVPTTGREVAQDTVIPVGESFRNSTGDPQMGIRVRKGDAVAIPVISINRSKEVWGEDAMEFNPDRWNSTPKAVKDMPGVWGHILTFLHGPHACIGFRFAVEEIKTLLYVLVRAFEFQIDPKIEIEGKTGLVTRPCVKGEIEKVNKLPLLCRPVNR, encoded by the exons ATGGACTACTTGGCAGATCTCACAGACCAACTTACGCTCAAACACTTGTTCTGTATCGCTTGCGGTATAGCCGTCATCAAGCTACGTCACGGCATCCTCCGACCAATCCAGAACTGGAGATCTCCACTTCGAAACCTCCAAGGTCCTGAAAGTAATAACCTGATTTTTGGCCATTTAGAGATGTTGCAGGAAGCGCAAACGGGAGATATATGGGAGCAATGGATCGATAAATACGGAAAAACATTTAGGTGGAGGAGATTTTTCGGG GCATACGAATTATGTACAACCGACATGCGCGCAATCAACTA TGTCATGTCTCGGGATACAATGTTTCCCAAATCAAGGAGACTCCGTGTTGCATTGGCTAGGATACTAGGTGAAG GCTTACTATCAGCCGAACCCGAAGCACATAAGCGCCAG CGTCGTATCATG AATCCATCTTTCAATACACCGCATATCCGCAACCTGGTGCCTATCTTTTGGGCCAAGTCAAACCAG CCTACCAAAGTATCTCTGCGCCTCAAAGCCAATCTTGCAAC TATCCGTCGCATCGGAATGGAAATTGTCGAAGATAAGAAGAAAATCCTGTATCAAAACCAGGGTGGTGATGAATTCTACGGACGAGACTTATTGACACTGCTCATCAAATCCAATATCGCACCGGATATTGAGAAAGATCAAGCCATGACCGATGAAGAAATATTTGGAC CTGCTGGACACGAAACAACCAGTTCTACAACATCATGGGCACTGTATGCGCTGACTAAACACCCCGAAGTTCAAACCAAGCTTCGACAAGAATTATTGAAGGCTGGACTAGGGGATGAGCCTTCGATGGAAGAGTTGGAAAAGATTTCTTATTTGGACAACTTCGTTCGAGAGGTGTTGAGGGTCCATGCTGTAGTCCCACTGACCTCTCGGGAAGCTGATTGCGATACGGTCATCCCTGTAGGGGAAAGCTACATTGACATCCATGGAAACATTCAACACGGGATCCG GGTTCAAAAGGGAGACTCCATTTCCATCCCCATATTAGCTATGAACCGAGCAAAGGACGTCTGGGGCGAAGACGCTGTAGATTTCAA ACCGGAGCGCTGGGACAATCTTCCAGACGGAGTAAAAGATATGCCAGGAGTATGGAGCCACTTGATGAC GTTTATTCACGGTCCTAATGCTTGTATCGGATATCGGTTTGCTGTAATAGA AGTGAAAGCTCTCTTGTACTCGCTTGTTCGTGCATTCGAGTTCAATATTGACCCGAATCTTGAGATTGTTGGGAAGACCAT GCTAGTCTCCCGACCATGCGTCAAAGGCGATTCGGATAAT ATGTCAGCTATTGTCTCCAATCTCGCAGACCAAATTACGCTGAAGCGCTTGCTCTTTCTGTCCTGTGGCTTGGCAGTTGTCAAGTTCAGGCATATGATATACGACCCCATTCGAAACCTAAGTTCTCCCCTTAGACACCTACCTGGGCCCCCATCGGACAATTGGCTCCTTGGTCATTTATTTACGTTAGTAGAACATCAACATAGTACGATATGGGAAACATGGAAGGAGAAATATGGGAAGGTTATCCAACTTAGGGGCATCTGTGGA GAGTATCAGGTTTGCATATGGGATATGCGTGCTATAAACTA TGTGCTATCTCATAACACCGTATTTCCCAAGTCTGAAAGTATGCGCCGTGGTCTGGCTTTGTTGTTGGGCGAAG GAATTTTAGCTGCCGATGAAGTGGCACACAAACGTCAG CGTCGTGTTATG AGTCCTGCGTTTAGTGCACTACACATCCGAAATCTACTACCTATATTTATTGCCAAATCCAACCAA CTCCGAGATATTTGGATGGATAAGCTGCATGATAAACCTGCGGGGGAAACCATTGAGGTTCTATCTTGGCTTACCCGTGCCACACTAGACATTATCGGCCTTGCAG GGTTTGGATACGACTTCCGCTCTCTCGAAGATGAGGACAAGGACGAACTTTCCAAGGCTTACACTGAGCTTTTCAAATCCAACATAAATATCAGCCCATTTATCATAATAAAAGGGCTAGTGTGCGATTTTCTGGGGATT CCCACCGAAGACAGCCGACGCTTCAAAGCTAATCAAGCAAC TGTACGACGGATCGGTACGGAGCTTATGAAAGATAAGAAGGGCTTGTTGCAGGGGGACTCGCGGAGCGAAGAGTCATGTGGACGAGACCTACTTACTCTACTCATCAAGTCAAATCTTGCTGAAACAGATAACCTTCGAGCAATGTCTGACGAAGAAGTACTTGGGC AGATATCCACCTTTCTTGTTGCAGGACATGAAACCACCAGCTCAACAATTGCATGGGCATTGTATGCACTAACAAAGCACCCAAAGATGCAGGAAAAGCTACGCGACGAGCTACAAAATGCTGGACTCGGTGAAGAGCCATCGATGGATGAACTGGACAGCCTGAGCTATTTAGATTCCTTTGTTCGAGAAGTATTACGGGTCTACGCAGTAGTCCCAACAACTGGTCGAGAGGTTGCCCAGGACACAGTCATACCAGTTGGGGAGAGCTTTAGGAACTCGACTGGAGACCCTCAAATGGGCATACG TGTGAGGAAGGGTGATGCCGTCGCCATTCCCGTCATATCAATCAACAGATCCAAGGAAGTTTGGGGAGAAGATGCCATGGAGTTTAACCCTGATCGCTGGAACAGTACTCCCAAAGCTGTCAAAGATATGCCTGGTGTGTGGGGCCATATTCTAAC CTTCTTACATGGACCCCATGCGTGCATTGGGTTCCGATTCGCTGTGGAAGA GATAAAAACCTTGCTATACGTACTTGTTCGCGCCTTTGAATTCCAAATTGATCCCAAGATCGAGATAGAAGGCAAGACTGG CCTTGTTACTCGGCCATGTGTAAAGGGTGAGATAGAGAAAGTCAACAAACTACCGCTACTGTGCCGCCCAGTTAACAGATGA
- a CDS encoding Zinc-binding dehydrogenase has translation MSPIPSSMKAARVGKQGGIEEIQVTDIPVPTVKPNEILIKVEWAGVNFIDTYFRGGVYPREVPFTLGQEGAGTIVVLPTASEVLNSDEYKIRGFKQGAKVVAYASGSFAEYVAVPWKDVQLVPEGLSLSQAAASLAQGLTALTFVKEAYPVKKGDWILVHAAAGGAGLLFTQLANQLGANVIGTTSTPAKAEIAKKAGAKHVILYTETPVSSEVLKLTDGRGVEAIFDGVGASTWEDDFVSIRRKGTIVSYGNASGVVPPFSVLKLGAKNVKVCRPVVGNYLTEPAEFHQYSSELLELIKDGKLNIAIHAEYPFTTEGIRQTQIDISGRGTSGKLLVKVSE, from the exons ATGTCACCCATTCCAAGCTC AATGAAAGCCGCTCGAGTCGGCAAGCAAGGCGGGATCGAAGAAATCCAAGTCACAGATATCCCCGTTCCGACTGTCAAACCAAACGAGATACTGATCAAAGTCGAATGGGCCGGTGTGAACTTTA TCGACACGTACTTCCGAGGCGGCGTTTATCCTCGCGAGGTCCCGTTTACGCTCGGCCAAGAAGGTGCCGGCACGATCGTTGTACTTCCGACTGCGAGCGAAGT GTTAAACTCGGACGAATACAAGATCCGTGGATTCAAGCAAGGCGCCAAGGTCGTTGCG TATGCTTCTGGAAGCTTTGCAGAGTATGTTGCGGTCCCGTGGAAAGATGTTCAACTCGTTCCCGAGGGGTTGAGTCTGTCACAAGCGGCTGCTTCTTTAGCGCAGGGTCTTACAG CTCTTACGTTCGTGAAAGAGGCCTATCCAGTCAAGAAAGGCGACTGGATCCTGGTTCATGCAGCCGCAGGAGGCGCCGGGCTCCTCTTTACCCAG CTTGCAAACCAACTCGGCGCAAACGTGATAGGAACAACATCCACCCCGGCCAAAGCCGAAATCGCCAAAAAAGCAGGAGCCAAACACGTCATACTCTACACTGAAACACCCGTCTCGTCCGAGGTGTTAAAACTCACAGACGGGCGAGGCGTCGAGGCCATTTTCGACGGCGTGGGCGCCTCTACATGGGAAGATGATTTCGTTTCGATCAGGCGCAAGGGAACGATCGTGAGTTATGGAAACGCGAGCGGGGTCGTTCCGCCGTTTTCGGTGTTGAAGTTGGGAGCGAAGAATGTCAAAGTTTGTAGGCCCGT GGTTGGAAATTACTTGACCGAGCCGGCCGAGTTTCACCAGTACTCGTCCGAGTTGCTCGAGTTGATCAAGGACGGAAAGCTCAATATTGCTATACATGCGGAGTATCCGTTTACAACCGAGGGGATTCGTCAGACTCAGATCGATATTTCTGGGCGTGGGACGTCTGGGAAGCTCCTTGTAAAAGTTTCAGAGTGA